From the genome of Perca flavescens isolate YP-PL-M2 chromosome 12, PFLA_1.0, whole genome shotgun sequence, one region includes:
- the fam151a gene encoding protein FAM151A, with product MDAAQVIDDSKGSSATLPPFPPGGDMLDFLVQSGEISEPDGVLATWFHRANSKEEMNKALTSDAMILEADITLDGYGTPSEKPIPIMAHPPDIYSDNTLDQWLDAVLASRKGMKLDFKSLGSVGLSLDLLSQKNISRGINRPVWLNADILKGPNTPDFVPLVNGTRFLQLIQEKFPDATLSPGWKVAYAPPLFTATYTRAMMEDMYAMVKDVPQKVTFPVHALLVRSGWQHLSWLLSQSPRFSLTLWQGSIRPNVSDLMFVRENSHPTRVYYDIYEPTLSEFKQAAKQQGLLRRFYPGGDLMDFLYPVHNPDSLSTATQRNSLAVHWFTVTDRSSLLAQLSDGDGGMLVVQVTADRNQPEVPLLEGSGKSSEALTLQDILQLLGQRADAPWGVHLRLRTRQLLEASLKLLHSAYSEETLYRPVWISMEGLHSTDSTTEFVSTVERLFPYVTLVLTEQNWPPRIPAAGLSQRVALHLNTASLPEGQEARNSLMALMDRYDLIVEDTKGSAGAFQVFKGLVTQRTGRANTNLYVISDQS from the exons ATGGATGCGGCTCAGGTGATAGATGACTCCAAAG GTTCCTCAGCAACTCTTCCCCCGTTTCCTCCTGGTGGAGACATGCTGGACTTCCTGGTTCAGTCGGGTGAGATCAGTGAACCTGACGGTGTGTTGGCCACCTGGTTTCACAGAGCCAATAGCAAGGAGGAAATGAACAAAGCTCTCACAA GTGATGCTATGATCCTGGAGGCTGATATCACTCTGGATGGTTATGGGACACCCAGTGAGAAGCCAATCCCTATCATGGCCCACCCTCCTGACATCTATAGTGACAACACTCTGGACCAATGGCTGGATGCTGTGCTGGCCTCTAGAAAAG GCATGAAGTTGGATTTTAAGTCTCTGGGATCGGTGGGTTTGTCATTGGACCTGCTTAGTCAAAAGAACATTAGCAGAGGAATAAACAGGCCTGTGTGGCTGAATGCTGACATCCTTAAAGGTCCCAACACACCAGACTTTGTGCCTCTAGTCAATGGAACCAG ATTTCTGCAGTTGATTCAGGAGAAGTTTCCAGATGCCACTTTGTCCCCTGGATGGAAG GTGGCCTATGCTCCTCCATTGTTCACTGCGACCTACACCAGGGCCATGATGGAAGACATGTACGCTATGGTCAAAGATGTCCCCCAAAAG GTGACATTCCCGGTCCATGCCTTGTTGGTTCGCAGTGGCTGGCAGCACCTCAGCTGGCTCCTCAGCCAGTCACCACG GTTCAGCCTGACTTTGTGGCAGGGTTCTATCCGCCCAAACGTCAGTGACCTGATGTTCGTCCGTGAGAACAGCCACCCGACCAGAGTCTACTACGATATATACGAACCAACGCTGTCTGAATTCAAACAGGCTGCAA AGCAGCAGGGCCTCCTGAGGAGATTCTATCCTGGGGGAGACCTGATGGATTTCCTCTATCCAGTTCACAACCCTGACTCCCTGTCCACAGCCACACAACGCAACAGCCTGGCAGTCCATTGGTTTACAGTCACTGACCGATCCTCCCTGTTGGCTCAGCTTTCAG atgGTGATGGCGGTATGCTGGTGGTTCAGGTGACCGCTGACAGGAACCAGCCTGAAGTCCCTCTGCTCGAAGGTTCTGGGAAGAGCTCCGAGGCCCTCACACTGCAG GACATCCTGCAGCTGCTCGGGCAGAGAGCTGATGCACCCTGGGGTGTTCACCTGCGGCTCCGCACTCGGCAGCTTCTGGAAGCTTCTCTCAAACTGCTGCACTCCGCCTACAGCGAAGAGACGCTCTACAGGCCTGTCTGGATCAGCATGGAGGGTCTGCACAGCACCGACAGCACCACG GAGTTTGTATCCACAGTAGAGCGGCTGTTCCCTTACGTCACCCTGGTCCTGACGGAGCAGAACTGGCCTCCTCGGATCCCAGCGGCAGGCTTGTCTCAGAGGGTGGCGCTACATCTGAACACAGCATCGCTGCCGGAAGGACAGGAGGCGCGTAACTCTCTAATGGCGCTGATGGATAGATATGACCTGATAGTAGAGGATACAAAAGGCAGTGCTGGAGCTTTCCAGGTCTTTAAAGGACTTGTGACCCAGCGTACAGGCAGAGCAAACACAAACCTGTATGTGATATCTGATCAATCCTAA
- the atg10 gene encoding ubiquitin-like-conjugating enzyme ATG10 isoform X2, translating into MSGCALDEENFRRCCRLLLQQSEQLRDGWSWEAVQAGLVLSVDADSIKGGIEDEEDGEEDEDDGVCVVSEGSSQMLQYEYHILHSCSYSTPVLYFRAFTQDGRSLSLEEVWSSVHPNFRLRLQNSPLNTITLQEHPLLGQPFFMLHPCRTEEFMRPVLQAAQDQHRSVNYVLSWLSVVGPVVGLDVPLKYATQLHPAASLSSTEPD; encoded by the exons ATGAGCGGGTGTGCGCTGGATGAGGAGAACTTCCGCCGCTGCTGTCGGCTCCTCCTGCAGCAATCGGAGCAGCTGAGGGACGGCTGGAGCTGGGAAGCCGTGCAG gCTGGTCTTGTTCTTTCAGTTGATGCCGACAGCATCAAAGGTGGCATAGAGGATGAGGAAGATGGtgaggaagatgaagatgacGGGGTATGTGTGGTGTCTGAAGGCAGCAGCCAGATGCTTCAGTACGAGTACCACATCCTGCACTCCTGCAGCTACAGTACTCCTGTGCTCTATTTCCGAGCCTTCACTCAGG ACGGGAGGAGCCTGTCATTAGAGGAGGTGTGGAGCTCTGTTCATCCAAACTTCAGGCTTCGACTTCAGAACAGTCCTCTGAATACAATCACTCTGCAG gaacATCCCCTGCTGGGCCAGCCTTTCTTTATGCTCCACCCCTGTAGAACGGAGGAGTTCATGAGGCCCGTGCTGCAGGCGGCTCAGGACCAACACAG gtcAGTGAACTACGTGTTGTCGTGGCTGAGTGTTGTGGGTCCTGTGGTGGGTCTGGACGTCCCTCTGAAGTACGCCACCCAGCTCCATCCTGCAGCGTCACTCAGCAGCACAGAGCCAGACTGA
- the atg10 gene encoding ubiquitin-like-conjugating enzyme ATG10 isoform X1, translating to MSGCALDEENFRRCCRLLLQQSEQLRDGWSWEAVQGSEEGYLKKTALRSVVVDSSPAWDHEGSASDSEPHTSCRSWSDQQGQEEKQAGLVLSVDADSIKGGIEDEEDGEEDEDDGVCVVSEGSSQMLQYEYHILHSCSYSTPVLYFRAFTQDGRSLSLEEVWSSVHPNFRLRLQNSPLNTITLQEHPLLGQPFFMLHPCRTEEFMRPVLQAAQDQHRSVNYVLSWLSVVGPVVGLDVPLKYATQLHPAASLSSTEPD from the exons ATGAGCGGGTGTGCGCTGGATGAGGAGAACTTCCGCCGCTGCTGTCGGCTCCTCCTGCAGCAATCGGAGCAGCTGAGGGACGGCTGGAGCTGGGAAGCCGTGCAG GGCTCAGAGGAGGGCTACCTTAAGAAGACTGCTCTCAGATCAGTCGTGGTCGACTCGAGCCCAGCGTGGGACCACGAAGGATCGGCTTCAGACTCGGAGCCACACACTTCCTGTCGCTCCTGGTCTGATCAGCAGGGACAGGAAGAGAAACAG gCTGGTCTTGTTCTTTCAGTTGATGCCGACAGCATCAAAGGTGGCATAGAGGATGAGGAAGATGGtgaggaagatgaagatgacGGGGTATGTGTGGTGTCTGAAGGCAGCAGCCAGATGCTTCAGTACGAGTACCACATCCTGCACTCCTGCAGCTACAGTACTCCTGTGCTCTATTTCCGAGCCTTCACTCAGG ACGGGAGGAGCCTGTCATTAGAGGAGGTGTGGAGCTCTGTTCATCCAAACTTCAGGCTTCGACTTCAGAACAGTCCTCTGAATACAATCACTCTGCAG gaacATCCCCTGCTGGGCCAGCCTTTCTTTATGCTCCACCCCTGTAGAACGGAGGAGTTCATGAGGCCCGTGCTGCAGGCGGCTCAGGACCAACACAG gtcAGTGAACTACGTGTTGTCGTGGCTGAGTGTTGTGGGTCCTGTGGTGGGTCTGGACGTCCCTCTGAAGTACGCCACCCAGCTCCATCCTGCAGCGTCACTCAGCAGCACAGAGCCAGACTGA